A region from the Malus domestica chromosome 07, GDT2T_hap1 genome encodes:
- the LOC103438549 gene encoding DNA-directed RNA polymerase V subunit 5C, translated as MAIVKGDGVVPGSDGGSGRPGCITSHVAEGSVESTRFYLCRRTVMEMLRDRGCNVSDLDLNLSLTEFLSEFGPNPDHERLSVCVHLRSKPSKKIVVIFCGTDEIRKRNMCGIYAGLPNKASIHQLILVLQSKMNCYARKELEKYPFKVDTFHISDLLVNITKHVSQPKLEMLTAEEKKKLLMKYNLEDKKLPLMLATDATARYYGLEKGQVVKVNYSGGFAGPLETYRCVA; from the exons ATGGCTATCGTGAAAGGGGATGGCGTCGTTCCGGGCAGCGACGGAGGCAGCGGAAGGCCGGGGTGCATAACGAGCCACGTGGCAGAAGGGAGCGTGGAGAGCACCAGGTTCTACCTGTGCCGTCGTACAGTCATGGAAATGCTGAGGGACCGAGGCTGCAACGTCTCTGACTTGGACCTCAATCTCTCGCTCACTGAGTTCCTCTCCGAGTTCGGCCCCAACCCGGACCATGAACGCCTCAGCGTCTGCGTCCATCTACGCTCCAAGCCCTCCAAGAAG ATTGTTGTCATCTTTTGTGGAACTGACGAGATAAGGAAACGCAACATGTGCGGTATCTATGCTGGCCTCCCGAACAAAGCAAGTATTCACCAGCTGATTCTTGTCTTACAAAGTAAAATGAACTGCTATGCTCGGAAAGAACTTGAAAAGTATCCATTTAAAGTTGACACCTTCCAT ATCTCGGACTTGCTGGTGAATATCACAAAGCATGTTTCACAGCCGAAGCTTGAGATGCTTACTgctgaagaaaagaagaagctgCTAATGAAATACAACTTGGAAGACAAGAAG CTCCCTCTGATGCTGGCAACTGATGCAACTGCACGATACTACGGATTGGAGAAGGGGCAGGTGGTAAAAGTCAATTACAGCGGGGGATTTGCTGGACCACTTGAAACTTACCGCTGCGTCGCTTGA
- the LOC103438548 gene encoding uncharacterized protein produces the protein MPDVHSLVNDFLIKLKKRKIEGSQATAKQTAELIRSVISAQRVPYTNQARALIDAVNAVGERLIAANPIELAVGNIVRRVLHIIREEDLSLTTAAMAGLNMTTVSDDEDDGDHDNHSTLSAAVVAAAARSTLRPPSLQTLLEDIPDVAAVPHTSSSGGDSEEKTKSADKSSRSRKLKHDVIEAVNELIQDIGTCHEQIAEQAVEHIHHNEVILTLGSSRTVLEFLCAAKEKKRSFRVFVAEGAPRYQGHLLAKELVARGLQTTLITDSAVFAMISRVNMVIVGAHAVMANGGVIAPVGLNMVALAAQRHAVPFVVLAGSHKLCPLYPHNPEVLLNELRSPSELLDFGEFSDCMDFGSGTASSLLQVVNPTFDYVPPKLVNLFITDTGGHNPSYMYRLIADYYSADDLVVQRRPV, from the exons ATGCCGGACGTGCACTCCCTTGTGAATGATTTCCTCATTAAGCTTAAAAAGCG TAAAATTGAGGGCTCGCAGGCTACTGCAAAACAGACGGCTGAATTGATTCGGTCGGTAATTTCAGCACAGCGGGTGCCCTACACAAATCAAGCCAGAGCATTGATTGATGCTGTGAATGCTGTTGGGGAGCGGTTGATTGCTGCAAATCCTATTG AGCTTGCTGTGGGTAATATTGTGAGGCGTGTTTTGCACATTATTAGGGAGGAGGATCTTTCTCTCACTACTGCCGCTATGGCTGGGTTGAACATGACAACTGTTagtgatgatgaagatgatggtgACCATGACAACCATTCGACTCTATCTGCCGCTGTTGTTGCGGCTGCTGCAAGAAGCACACTGCGTCCACCATCTTTGCAAACACTGCTTGAGGACATTCCTGATGTAGCAGCTGTTCCTCATACTTCTTCATCTGGGGGTGATTCTGAAGAAAAAACCAAAT CTGCTGATAAAAGTTCAAGAAGTCGGAAGCTGAAGCATGATGTTATTGAAGCAGTCAATGAACTTATACAAGATATTGGCACTTGCCATGAACAGATTGCTGAGCAAGCAGTAGAGCACATTCACCATAA TGAGGTTATATTAACTTTAGGTAGTTCAAGAACTGTACTGGAATTTCTTTGTGCTGCAAAGGAGAAAAAAAGATCGTTTCGGGTTTTTGTTGCTGAGGGAGCTCCAAG GTATCAGGGGCATCTTCTTGCTAAAGAACTAGTTGCAAGAGGTTTACAGACCACGCTGATCACTGATTCAGCAGTTTTTGCCATGATATCCCGAGTCAACATG GTTATTGTTGGCGCTCATGCTGTCATGGCCAATGGAGGGGTTATAGCACCTGTCGGGTTGAATATGGTAGCACTTGCAGCGCAAAGGCATGCTGTCCCTTTTGTTGTACTTGCTGGCAGTCACAAG TTGTGCCCTTTGTATCCTCACAATCCCGAAGTGTTACTGAATGAGTTAAGATCTCCTTCTGAGCTGCTGGACTTTGGGGAGTTCTCGGATTGCATGGATTTTGGAAGTGGCACTGCTTCTTCTCTGCTTCAAGTTGTCAATCCTACATTTGATTATGTGCCACCAAAGCTTGTCAATCTATTTATCACTGATAC GGGAGGGCACAATCCGTCGTACATGTACCGGCTTATCGCAGATTATTATTCTGCTGATGATTTGGTGGTCCAACGAAGGCCTGTATAG